Below is a window of Scatophagus argus isolate fScaArg1 chromosome 24, fScaArg1.pri, whole genome shotgun sequence DNA.
GGGGGTTGAAGAAGCGGCTGGTGATCGGgaggtcgctggttcaattcccccaaTCGGatgagcaggaaaaatttgagtgattaatgtgaaaaatgcccccaGCCCACTCCATtggctggctgatgtgcccttgagcaaggcatctAACCCCCCAACTTAACACCCAATTTGCAATTCCTAGAACACACTGCTCCTGTCAGAAACAGATCACGAACTGTAGTGAAATCCACCTTCACTAATGGTTTAACAAATGGCGATcctgggggcagccgtggcctagaggttgaaGAAGCGGCTGGTGATCGGgaggtcgctggttcgattccccccaATAtttgattaatgtgaaaaaatgtccCCTGCCCACTCCAttagctgatgtgcccttgagcaaggcacctaacccccccAACTTAACacccaatttgctccctgggttcactgcatgtaatttgccaggtgttgcatgtgtgttccaccaaggatgggttaaatgcagaagacaaattcagtgtgtgtatgtataaatatatatatactgccaataaagcaaTTCTTCTTGATATGTAATGCTACCATTACATGTCAGTAATGATGCTGATTGCTTGTTGCTTGTTTCAGagctgcaggcagagagagtgagaggacagGATGGGACTGAAGAAAGGATGCTGGGTGAGTATCAgtgtctcttctgtttctttgtccaaTATTCACTGCTCCATcaggacctttttttttataccGTTCAAAAGTTTGGGGTCACTTagaaatttccttttttttaaagaaaatcacttttttttcagtgaagatAACTTTACACTAATCACAAATACACTCTATACATTGCTAATGTGGTAAATGACTATTCTACCTGCAAATGTATGGTTTTTGGTGCAATATCTACATAAGTGTATAGGGGCCCATTTTCAGCAACTATCACTCCAGTGTTCTAATGGTACAGTGTGTTTGCTCATTGCATCAGAAGGCTAATGGATGATTAGAAAACCCTTGTGCAATCAGGTGAGCAAAATGTTAGCACACCTGAAAACAGTTTAGCTAATTAGATAAGCTATAAAACCGACCTTCCTTTGAGCAGGTTGAGTATCTGGAGCATCATATTTGTGGGGTCGATTAAAGGCTCAAAATTGCCAGAAAAAGAGAACTTTCATGTGAAACTCGACAGTCTGTTCTTGTTCTTAGAAATGAAGGCTATTCCATGCGAGAAACTGCCAAGAAACTGAAGATTTCTTACAACGGTGTGTACTACTCTCTTCAGAGAAGAACACAAACAGGCTCTAACCAGAGTAGAAAGAGAAGTGGGAGGCCCTGCTGCACAACTGAGCAAGAACATAAGTATATTAGAGTCTCTAGTTTGAGAAATAGACGCCTCACAGGTCCTCAACTGGCAGCTTCATTAAATAGTACCCCGCAAAACGCCAGTGTCTACATCTACAGTGAAGAGGCGACTCCGGGATGCTGGTCTTCAGGGCagagtggcaaagaaaaagccATATCTGAAACTggccaataaaagaaaaagattaatatgggcaaaaaaaaaaaaacacaggcattGGACAGTGGAAGATTGGAAAAAAGTGTTACGGACGGGCGAATCGAAGTTTGAGGTGTTTGGATCACACAGAAGAACATTTgtgagatgcagaaaaactgaaaggatGCTGGAAGAGTCCCTGACGCCATCTGTTAAGCATGGTGGGGGGTAACGTGATGGTCTGCGGTTGCTTTGGTGCTGGTAAGGTGGGAGATTTGTTCAGGGTAAAAGGGATTTTGAATAAGGAAGGCTATCACTCCATTTTGCAACGCCGTGCCATACCCTGTGGACAGCGCTTGATTGGAGCCAATTTTATCCTACAGCAGGACAATGAGCCAAAGCACACTTCAATGTTGTGCAAGAACTATTTAAAGAGAAGCTGGTATTCTATCTGTAATGGAGGGGCCAGCGCAGTCACCAGATCTAAACCCCATTGAGCTATTGTGGGAGCAGCTTGACCGTATGGTACGCAAGAAGTGCCCATCCAGCCAATCCGACTTGTGGGAGGGGCTTCTAGAAGCGTGGGGTGAAATTTCTCCAGATTACCTCAACAAATTAACAGCTAGAATGCCAAAGGTCTGCAATGCTGTAATTGCTGCAAATGGAAGGATTCTTTGACGAAAGCAAAGTTTGAAGGgaacaaattattatttcaaacaCAAATCATTATTTCTGACCTTGTCAATGTCTTGAccatattttctgttcattttacaacaaatggtggtaaataaatgtgacttttcatggaaaacacaaaattgtCTGGGTGACCCCAAACTTTTGAATgatagtgtatatatatatatatatatatatcctcaTTGACAGGTTGGACTCTAAATAATTCACCTGCAAAGTATTCAGTCTCAATTACTGGATAAATTGTCTCTAatatgtcagatttttttttaattccataaggtgtgtgtttgtgtacatgtgcagGTTTCTGGACTATCCTGGTGCTATCAGTATTAGTAGGATGTATCTGCTATGTCTTCTCATGGACTCTCACTCACCTGGACTCACACCAGCCTGGCATGGTGTCCCCAACACCGGCCCACTTCAGGTAATACACTACACTGCACCCGTGTATCACGCTAGCATCTGCCTTTTAgcaaatatgagaaaaaaaaaactctcgTCCAGCACAACATTTGATCTCAGCCAGCAGATGATAAAGTCAACTTGTTCAAAAAGAGGgaatctgtgttttgtgttttctttttagagaTGCGTCTGGTCACGGTTTCCATGTGGGCTATGATGTTGCTGTTCTTAATGGCATCATGGGCTTGCTCGCCGTCATCTGGAGCCttatctgacacacacacacacacacacacacacacacacacactcagtagaAATTCAGAGGTGCACAGCTGTGGCGGCTGGTGCTGAAATTGATTGGTTGGGCTAACAATTATAGCCATAGAATTGCAAGTTAAAGTAacattctcattctctctctctctctctatatatatatatatttatattatatttatatacatatatttatatacttgcGCACACGCACCGttttgacaatttttttcttcataggaCATTGAAGAAAACGGATTATTAAGAAGATGATCCACCTAATTCATGTTAGCGCCCGCCATTTttcgtttcttcttcttcttcttctgcttcttcttcttcttcttcttccagcGGTGTTTGGCTAAATGAAATCAGCCCAAATGACAAGTAAATCGCGGGGCGTGAAACGACACCTGTCAATCATTTAACCGGCGCCAGCtggctgctgattggtcagaaccGCTCGGCCTGTGGGCTACATGAAGTCAGCCCAAATGGTCAGTAAGTGAGGAGGGCGGGACATGATACCCGTCAATCATTTCCACCTGGAAAATAAGTCAGAGCAGATTTGATGCGCTCGCGCTGCATAAAATTAGCCCATTTATAGATATCCTGTGTTATTCTTTTAACTATTTGGTGCCGTTACCACTTTAGGTTTCACTAAAACTAAACCTTAAACGTATAACAgtcttttgtgtgttatttaaacaataactttctcatctttatcCCATAACGTAGGGAGGACTTAGCCTCATTAGCCCATTTATACCAGGCGTCACTGGTGCACCAGTGTGACCAGCCTTAAACGGTGTAAATATATCTGATTTACCGCTATTAAATGTTTTGCAAAAAGTCTGCAATTGAACTTctttattatgtgtttatagGGCCACAAGACACAAAGTTGATGCCATCAGTTAACATTATCACTAGTTACATTtgtaaatgattgcattctgttttgattttggttttACATATAATCACCAGGGATTCTCTAACTTTTTGTTACTTAAGAACCACTTCTGATCATCGAAAAATTTACAAGCACGGCCTTAccagataaatgaaaaaaagaaaaaaaaatgtagatttgtgatattaacagaaaataatttaacacTTTTGCTTAGAAAAACCACCACCAGCATTGTTTTGATTGTCTCCGTCTGTTATTTCTATACATGCATGCAAgtattctttatttaaatgccACTTTTCAAAACAACTTGGAAGATATTTTATGGCAGCACGAAATTATTTAGTCATGATGAATACTTTTGACAGCACTGTTGCTATTAAAAGTAAGAAAACTTAAAGTTTAATAGCTGGGGTTATTTTTGAAAACATCTAAGTAATACAATAGGTATATTAGCACGTACCTGTTACTAATTAAAAACCATCAGGTTATTATgaaaagaatacatttttatttctgcaccTTACTGAAATACAATTTTAAGACATAATTAATAAACCATACTGACAACAATATAACCCATCAGTTTACAAAGAGATCTGAGACTCTACAGGGGAAGTTGACTGTTTtggccactagatggcagtgttCTCCCATAGTTAGCCTGTAAACTCACCAGACGACTTATGATGAGCTTATGATGCCACCTTCCTCAAGTGACGATTACCACATTTCGTGATCCGGTGAACTAATTCtccagtgaaaagaaaagaaaagaaggagattAGATCTATTGTCAGGACTGTGGCTGTGTACAGACTGGACTCGCTCTTCTTTTAGTTTGTTAGCACTTGGTAGACTGGAATAGAATGGTTcagaatgaaaattaaatgaaaacagaatgaaatttaatttttttttttttttttaatttttgaaatttcatttgatctttaaaaatcacttaaaaaaaacccaaaaaagtttcattttgactCTGTGAAGTTGTTGAAGGCTGTTTATTTATGACATAAAGGataattactgtaatttccagactattgagTGCACCTCATTCAtacatcattgtttaagccgcagggttcaaagcATGTGAAAAAAGTAGAGGCTTAAAGTCTGGAAATTAcagtaaacttttttttttgtttcatctatATGGGATCAGTACAAAATATCTATCTGGTAAGTGGTTCCCAAAAACAAACTCAGGGTCCATCACAAGGACATCCAAAAACCATCATGTCTGGCTTAAGATAATCATTGCATTGACAAAGGGTCTCAAGCATACAATGCTTTGCTTTATAGCCAGAAAGGTCAGAAACCACTGACATATATCATCCCAGATACAAGATTTTAAATCCTGCCAACAtgttcaaataataataataataataataataataataatagtagaTTCCAGGTGTTCAGTGCCTCCTCCATGGCAGCTCCCCAGGAACAGAAAGTGCTCAGTCATGCTAGCATTGTGTCTCCAGGCATGACAATGAGAGTTGTTGAAAGAAGTTTGTTGGGGCCCAGAGACTGATTTCTAAAGAGTTTAgtcattctctttcttttttatccaGGACTACCATCACATCAAACTAAAATCTTCCAACATCTACTTCACAGATTTGAGCGAGGTGCAGGAATTTGTGGATTCCACAGGGTGAATCTTTATGACTTTGGAGGCTTCTCCATGAGGGTGACAGTTTAGTAAACAACTattaaatgacatgaaatgtggTTCAGACATTCACTTTGTCCTCAGGATGGATTGTAAAATGTCATccacatttcaaatatttcaatttgtccaatactttggtttatagtcaaacacctgcaaaactaatgacattcccattagCCTCTGCGCTaatggcctagaggttggagaagtggcttgtgattggaaggttgctggttcaattcccccaccggacgggcaggaaaaatttgagtgtggtggagtgattgggattaataaaataaattaaattttttaaaaaaagcaccaCTGTACAGACTATAGTAAAAAAGTctagaaaaaggaaaagcactGGATAAAATAATTACTTTCTGTTTATTCAAACGTATAGttataaaacaagaaaagtcacACAAGAAATTCAAAGTTGCTGGGTCTGTGCAAtcacaaagaaatcaaatcaaacttttttttttgcctaatagttctgtttattgtgttctgagtgtttttaaagtgtgtgtgtgggtcacaGTTTAAATTACAGTACTATCAAAACACacctttacattttttttggcaggtgccaaactgcacaaacagaaataaacacaagatcaagtataaaaaaaaaaaaacagtgccaAGAATTTAACAAAAATTCAGATTAACACCAAGCTTCATACAATACATAACCATAACTCAAATGAGTCAGAAATGAgtccaccccccacccccacccaaaGCAGTGGCTAACATTTGGTCatcagaaaagaaacaggaattctttttaaaaaaataaaaaaaaaaattgtaaatttatATAGTGCTTTATTTCCCCAAGTGCATTTTTGCCATTCAACAATTTTGGGTTTAGTCTTGCCCCAAACCACcttttgttgtccaaaaactatttaATGAGTCACACTGTCTCACTGGGTGGCATGTTTCTTCACtgccatgaacacacacacacttgagtttatttttgactcaatctcaaacacacacacacactcactgaagCATTAAGTGTGGATCATCTGGATTAATCTGCCTCTGAAAACAGTCCCCAATAAACAcactttttcctcctgtttgagtaacatttgtttaaaaaataaaaatccagttgttttagaaaatatatattttagcAAAACACAGAAGCCTATGTATTTGTGAGCTGTTCAGAGACAGATTTAGATCAGTTGGATCCAATGGGATtggagctgagagccacagacagggcAGGAAGACGAGAAAGTATTGTGAGACGGCCTAAAAGACTGACGGTCTTCTCCTTGGGAtttgctgaaaacaaagaaacctaTTCCTGAATAAGTTCAGGACTTCATTCTTTAAAAGGAAGAAGCAGCTCCGAGTATTTTTCGACCTTTTAAGGCACACAAATCCACCAGCGGACCATTTAGCAGTAGTGAACATCTTGTAAGCAGCCTAAAAATATGATGCAAGTCAACAATGTAACATCTCAAGCTTCAACAACATTGTGTTTAGATACTGATTAACCTGATATCAATACTCCAGTAGTAATACTTATCAATGAGTGAGCAACACACGATTTATTCAATCGGGAggaaacaataaatataaaaatacaaacatatcTTTTTGGCTGGTGTCAAATGTTACACGGGAGTAGCTGTGCTAATAAGGTAACATTCCTACTGTTTTATACAGTGAAGAATGACTTACATCAAGTCTAAGGCATCAGCTTCAATAAGCtttgaaacagaaatgaagtgCTGCACACTCGGAAAGTTGCGTGAAATCTACACAAGCGAGGTGTGgtcttttaaagctgcattgatcttttgtgttcacactgaatgaaaagacTTCAACTTAAAAGCGACTTCCTCGTATTGTGAAGAATAATCGCCCCAACTCTGCAGCTCCGTGCAAATTTAAAAGCTCTATTCactcattgttttggttatATTGCACATTTTATGCGTGATTTAGTCTCAGCGGCCTCAtcagatgttttaaaaaaaatcacaaaacaagtTACCAGTAGCAGCAGACAGCTGTACGTTGTACACTGCCAGTCCagcaaattttgaaaaatacacttTGTGCAAGTCTAACAACAATATAGTGATGTCTGGGTGTATCTGTCAGCTTGTTCTGGAGTTCTTCTGACCAAAATGGATTAACAAACCCTCAAATGTTTCATTAAGTAtagatttatttccattttgggggcagccgtggcctagaggttggagaagcggcaTGTGATgggaaggtcgctggttcgattcctcccaccggacgggcaggaaaaatttgatagtgatggagtgattaatgcgacaaatgctcCTCCCCCTTCATTAACCagctgatgtgcctttgagcaaggcacttaaccccccaatttgctccccactgctcctgtgtgtgtttcactgcatgtaatttgccgggtgttgcatgtgtgtgttcaaccaaggatgggtcaaatgcagaagacaaattcagtgtgtgtatgtaaaaatatatattactgccaataaagccattcttcttcttcttgatttAGCCTCTACATTCTACCGTGTCTTTACTTTAACACAACAGAGAAACTTTGAGGTTGAAGCTCACCTTGTAGAGAGTCCCTGTGCTCATTCACCTTTGCAGCTTTATTACGTGAGAAGGAAATGAACGCCTGTCATTATGTGCTATGAGCAGGAGCTGGTGGCACTAAGTGACTCGGTTACTGCCAAACTGTTGGCCAGGACCGCCGGCTCGGAGCGCCTCCTGGTGGCCAGTTTACAAACCCCAGCGATGAAGAAGACCAGACAGATGACCGCAAAGTAGCCACCATAGACGAAGAACTGAGGGAAGCAAGACAGCTTTCAGTCAAATCTACTACTATGGGAAGTTGGATTAACAGAACAGGTGCCTGCATATATGCAACCAAGGGCAGGTGTACTTCCTCACCTGAGTGAAAACATCAAGGCTGAGGCCAGCTGtatccaccaccaccacagtgaGCAGAGACTGCAACAGCAGAGCCATGAAGGTGTTCATCCCAAACACCAGGGCGTAGCGCTGCATGCTGAGACTGGCCGCAATCTGATATCTGATGGGTTAGCGGGGCATACAAATGGAGAATACGGTGAAATCCATGAAGAAGCTCTAAAGTGTACTCAGTTTACTCAGGAGTTTGGCAATgaacaacacagcagtgatgaaacTTAGAAATGACATTCAATTTctgctattataactaacttaaacaacatatcagctaaaaaacaaatacatacaatacatagtcttcagaattccaattataacaacctgtcatgtttgtacttgtaatttatgatgtttattgcatgtatgtttctctctctctctctctctctttttcatcctctctgtcctgtctacctcttctttcccccccttcacccggccgactatcagcaggatagttctcccttgcaagccgggtcctgctcaaggtttcttcctattaaaagggagtttttccttgccactgtctgcttgctcggggaCTCAAgttctgggtttctgtaaagcatctagagacaattttgattgtataaggtgctatataaataaactccCTCAAACACCCTCAACCTACTGCCAAAACTCTAGTACAAACAGAAGCCTGAGACCTAGAAAGAACAGAATGATCCAGCAAACTTACTTTGGTTTAATTTTTTATGTAATCTTAAGCTATTTATTTGCTtaagctctttgttttggttttttgttggAAGCTGGGATTCAGCAGGATCAGACCAGTTCCTGTGTAAATTGGCTCGGTCTCTAAAATACAGTTTGCAAACTCAACGgctgataaacaaaaaaaagaaacaacatgtgCCTGAAAAAAAGGGCCAGTGAACATGTTAACAAACTTTTCCAGCACTGTAAATTACActtgaataaaaaaattaccgtattttctggactatagaacACACCGAAtataagccgaacccaccaaacttaaaaaaataaaaaataattgtaaaaaaaatacaatatttgtacatatataggccccaggtgtccacattgtaacatgacatattTACACAGAAAGATGGTAAACAGAAAGATTATTTAagccatctgcttttattacctctgaaagcttttgtcgtctttttgcattgcgtcag
It encodes the following:
- the arl6ip6 gene encoding ADP-ribosylation factor-like protein 6-interacting protein 6, with the translated sequence MQRTATEKLERTESHSLRLGSPVVSGEGDVGSAGRPFTHRKDPKLWSAVVLSILGSAVAVATVGCFCALLYPVLKELQAERVRGQDGTEERMLGFWTILVLSVLVGCICYVFSWTLTHLDSHQPGMVSPTPAHFRDASGHGFHVGYDVAVLNGIMGLLAVIWSLI